The following is a genomic window from Xenopus laevis strain J_2021 chromosome 2L, Xenopus_laevis_v10.1, whole genome shotgun sequence.
TTCTCCCTGCCTGGGGTTTCGGTTACACATTCTGTAAGTACCCACTTTCTGCCCTTTATCAGCCGCCAGACAGACCTGTTTGACATCAGCCGCACACTCCGGTGAGCTTATAGTGTGCTTCCCAAAGCTGCTAAAGTCTTTTTGTAGACATTTTAGATTGATAATAAAgctaattttgttttaattcatcTAAATGTATGGGGTCCCAGTGAGTGTAGACCAGGAAATGGAGTTCCAGAATGAtagaggttatatatatatatgagcatgCAGGTACTAATGCTCCGTTCCAAATCAATGGGAAACAAtgtgcttttgtattttttgctaCGGGTTAAGGTGTGTCTGCACAGGAATGTGGTCTCTAGTATGAATAAAGGTGTACTCAATCAATGAAAAAGGGTCTACTGGTTTAACTTTGTTTCGGCTATGGCAGGAAATTTGATTGCCGTCAACGTAAGGACTTGCATGTGTTTGTAAGTGCCATTCCACCACAATGAAAACAGGagataactagggttgccaccttttttggaaaaaaaaacaggccttcctatatatttagcttttttctccTATTACCGTAATAACATTTTTACCAggcaggctggtaaaatactggccaggtggcaaccctatagagATAACAGACCCCAGTCTTCTATTTACTGATGGGAGGGCATCGCCGGACATACgcaattttataaaatacataattttatcTACATTTGTCATGTACACAAACTCCCATTGGTACAGTCCCCATAGAGAAAAGTCTGGTCAGTTAACTCCTGCACTCCCATACAGTGAAATGCACAAAAAGCCACAGCGGGGGAAAGTACCCCAGCTCTCTTATGCACATTCCTGCGACTTAGGATCAGTTGACGTCTCCCCTTGTCCTATATCACACCGTGGGCTTAATGGAAAAGTTGTGACACTGTCTCATTATACACATGGGTGGGCCCCAATGTGGCCACCCACAATATAGGGGGCAGCTTCATTAAGGTTagaattggaaattcgaattttcgagttggatgaTTGGTCAAAACTcgcaaattcaaattgggaataataaattcgaatttgagatttatcatacatggaccctgggaacaaatcgccacctaaaacctgccgagtttatgtagaagtcaatggcagaggtccagggaccaatttgaaaatgttaatagccttcctgatattcaagttttttttttcctcgatTCGAGTTTTGTTTTCGGTTCAGCaatattcgttcaagttttagatgttcaaattttttcttaaataacctctcaGTCGAATtgcgagtatattcgaatttattagagtaaaacaaaatgtgcatgaattcgaaattcaacctttgataaatgggcctccccaagttCACTCCTGCTTTAGTGGGTCTAGCGCAGGCTAGGGAGGTTTTCTGCAAAAAAGATAATAGTTCCTCCCTTCCAGAGCACATAAAAGCCCACACCTCTGgtggggaaaactttttttttttttttatataggtgccctttaatattcTACCAAAGCTGAACTGTGCAGAAATTTCTGAGCTTTGGCAGTTAACCCCTAAtaaggggtcaatgaccccagcaaccacatTAAATAGAGGCACACTAAAAAGGTTAATTTGCTATTTCAGGGGTACTAAAGATTTTGAGTGCTCGGTCCTGATACTGCTCATTGAGGGAATCCGGGCTTGATAATATTCCGGTGCTTGTTCTAGTTAATAGGCCACTACAGGAAATTTATTGACGATCATAAAGAAATCAGTGTTTCCTCCAGTAAATAGTTGGATTTGCTCAGTGCACATAAACTATTCATTAGAGTAAGGCTGCTCTGTAATTGCACATGATCAGAGATAACAGTTGTGGACTTTTGTCAGCTTTTCAGATGTCACATGTTTGAAATGGAAAGCGGCCAATTGAGATGATTGTCGGACTATGAGCCCTTAGTGCAGAGTATATCACTAGTAACCCCTTCTCAATTCCCATTTGATTGAACAGAGCCCCTTTACATTGAGTTGGATTGGTTGACTGGTGATTGCATGTTACAGGAAGGACAGATATAATCTGATTAAGAAGAGGACTTGCCTCCAAATTAGATTTAGTATCAGCCCCTTTCATGTGATGCTTTGTTCCCAATTCAAGTGCATTagaaccttaattttacatcccctgattttaagttttccctcattttacattgttgtttagtggtcccacctatatattatgcataatacatttccctgattttaaattctcctggattttacaccatttttttctggtcccctgaaaaatttaaaatatgggTTCTGTATAACTAAATCCTTAGAAATGGGCGATGATCTGTCAGGAGCActgaaagttattttatttattaatcggTTGTCAAACAGATATTTGCCTAATTGGCACCCAAATGGTCGGCCATATTGGgatgatttgattttttggtCTGGTGGGGGATTAGACTATATAGGCTATCCCCTAGTTTGCCAAGCAATATCTAAATGGTCCCTAATCATATGTCCACTGGGAAGGCCATCATTTTGACCCCATATGCTGCCAGTATCTGTTTATGTATGGCGTGCTGAAATAGAGCTCTACAGGTCGGACATCCCTGAACCAAAAAGGCTAAGGCCTCCATTTATAACTGtgaatgtttttcaaaaatatcttgcttttaatattttgaatacatTATTATGCCCTTGCCATACATATCATACACTTTTTTTCGTTTTCCTATTTTCAGCAGTTCTGCTAGTTATATGTCTAAGATAAGGGTACATGGATATGAACATGGAAGAGAAAACATGTGTCAGAGCAAACCAATCCATTCAACTTTTCAAGTACAtaagaaaaaagttttaatatGGACCTCTAATGTGACAGAACAAATTCAACAACGTTTCTATAATAAAAGTGACAGATTGGGTTCATTATGCGATGAGTGGTAAGCAGTATATCAAAGCAGAGCTCAAAAAGCTACAGGAAACACAGAAAGACAAAGCAATGGATTTTGATGATttactattaaaaatgtaatattaaaaaaagaaaatatttaggggcagatgtattaagggtcgaatatcgagggttaattaaccctcgatattcgactggcgaattaaaatccttcgaatatcgaagtcgaaggattttgcgcaatttgtttgaacgatcgaaggaataatcgttcgatcgaacaattaaatccatcgatcatcaatcagaaaaaacttggaaagcctatggggaccttcctccataggctaacatagacttcggtagcttttaggtggcgaactagggggtcgaagttttatcttaaagagacagtacttcggctatcgttCGAttcgtattcgaaggtcgaagtagtccattcgatggtcgaagtagccaaaaaaacacttcgaaattcgaagttttttttcttctattcctttactcgaacttaatgaatgggctcCTTACTCTTCTGGAAAATGGATTCTAGCACATGGGTTTGCTTGGGAAcaactattaactggtgcatttaaaGAGACTGTGCATGTGGTTAACCCTAAAAGAAATTTGATAACTGCAAAGAAACAGGTAAACCTTATCAATTCCTTTATCAAACACCTATGCAGTATATGTCTTCATTTGTACTGGCAGTGCACAGGAGCCAGTGTCTGGGTTTAGGAATTACATTTCAGTAAGTACAGGAGATGCAATGCTGCAGATGACCTATTTAGATGGAGGTTCTGTTCCATATTATGCGCAATTATAAAACATCTACAGGGCTGATCCCAAGTCATATAGCTGTAAACGTATTTTATGCTGTGCTAATTACACATTGCATGCTGATTTCTTTATCCCACCATGTTCCAATATTACCAAATGAATATGCATGACTTGTGGAGCCAATGGGAAAACGCATAACTCGCCGAATGCCTTGGCCTCAGCCTTCTCTGACtaataacttaaaaatgtgactatgaagattttcatttatccaggtcatggtatatctagtataggcaaatctaaaacaactgggcttgctgagtaatcattgaagacgtttcactactcatctagATCACTTAAAAATGTAATGGAAGCAATAATTTATGCAGCTATaacattcttgtttttctctTTCAGCAATGGAGACAAATGCACCCCCTGAAAATCTAGAAAACACCTTGCTTCGCAGCATTGAAGATGAATACAGGAAagcatttaaatacataaataaaggtTTGAGTACCGATGAGACAGGATATAAGGAAGAGGCTCGCAACTATTACAAGCAAGGACAGGAGCACCTGATAAGAGGATTAAATATATCCTTACAGAGGCCAGAGTTCACTGGCCCAGCTTGGGATAATGCCAGACAAATGCAGGCTAAGATGAAGGAGACCCTGCAGAATGTAAACACACGGTTGAATATCCTACAGCAGGGTTTGACTTCACTTCCTTCTAATTCTGCTGTAGAAAATGCATCGGCCCAGATGCCCGTTTTATACCCCGCCTTACCGCCTAAGCAGAAAGAGAAGCCAGAGAGGCCACCACCTCCCATATCTCTTGTTTGCCCCCCAGTACCAGGTCCAGTAAATGGATTTTCCTCTTTACCCAGCAGCGAAACTGTTCAACCGATAGATCCCATGATGGGAACAGCTGCGCCTCCAGCATACACTCCCCAGGCTACAGAAGGTCATTTTACAGTTTCATATGGGACAGAATCAGGGGAGCTTTCCACTGTAGGAGTTGATTTCTACTCCATGCCGGCACAACCACCACCCGTGCAAAGTCTTGGGGTGGATGCAGAAGAATTAATCCTGATTCCACAAGgagtgcagattttttttgtgacaGGAGATGGCCTTGTCAGTGCACCCTCATATCCAGGGTACCTTCGCATTATAAAGTTTATGGACACCACTAGTGAGATGGCTCAGAATCGCCCACCTGCCTTTCTTCAGGTAAGATAGTAGTTAGTCGTTCATTTCATTCTGCTTCTAGTTCCAAAAGTTTTCACAAGCCAACTCCTAAATGCCTTATaagtacaaatatgggacctgttatccagaatgctcgggacctggggtcttccggataacggatctttctgtaatttggatcttcatatcttaagtctactagaaaatcatgtaaatattaagtaaacccaataggctggttttgcttccaataaggattaattatatcttggttgggatcaagtacaatgtactgctttattattacaggagaaaaagggaatcatctttaaaaattttaatcatttggataaaatagagtctatgggagacaggctatctgtaatcctgagctttctggataacaggtttccggataacagatccgatacctgtatatattacacTAGTTGAGAATGATATGAACATCCATCCTGTAGCTCTTGAACAGTTGTTGTTCAACAGCTCCTAACATCACTAGTAGACAGTAGTAGACTgacaggagaaggaaaccctgtagaaaaaaaacgtaccccacacacaaacacacgtagacccccctccctcctggggaaatgccctatactttatacttaccccttgtcgcAGATTCATGGCAGCgaacttcacggcatccatcttcaggatcctcggtaagctgactgggagatcggcaatctctgtcaattttggcacatgcacagttgtcgaaaACCGGCatattgctccaactgctcatgcgccgacctaccgatctcccagtcagcttaccaaggacctggaagatggatgccgttaagtccgctgccagaatctgcgacaaggggtaagtataaagtatggggcatttccccaggagggcagttagcctggagggaggggggtacagatttttttctacagggtttccttctcctttaagcgtgAGTTGAAGGTCAAAAGGTAGGATATCCCTCTTAGGCAGACCCAGCGGTTAAAAAGTGGCAAAACTATGGCAATTTTCCTACCAAACTTTGCAAAGAGAAAGTGTGCTCAGAAAACAAGTTTTTTGCCACTGAATGTGAGTATAATGATGATTAATTGGTATGTTTTcgctttattataataaaaagaataatggTTAGTGGGCATGTTCTagtgcaggggtcagcaacctttactatcaaaagagacatttagccccctcttccactaaagaaaaatagtctggagccgcaaaacataacacagcttgtaaacttttaaaagttttttaattgtaactgttacaacaaaagaatacaacaaatagaagtgcagtgtgtatgtgtaggccctactttgaaataaatgaaacactgaatagccctattaaatgctagtgttctcatctgtttaatgtgacttctgtttctgaagctccatgctgatcttccttctcttgtcttgagtgtgtgaccgcggtaaggaccaggATAAATCATCTtgttgcggctcggtcttgcctgtcactcctgggacgtctatacagccctcgcacctgctggcggcttcctgagtgtgcgaccgcggtaagccaaccgttagcttaccgcggtgGCACACTCAAGAaaccgccagcaggtgcgagggctgtatagacgtcccaggagtgacaggcaagaccgagccgcaacaAGATGATTTATcctggtccttaccgcggtcacacactcaagacaagagaggtcccgataggcttaaacagcaattcggcaggttttagatggtgaatggtctaagtcgaatttttaaagacacagtacatgataaatttagatattcgaattttggaatttttttcaaatcgaatttggactattccctagtcgaagcacaaaaaaaatagcttgaaatttgaatttttttaattcgaaaattcacctcgacctttgataaatctgccccttagttgatacatttctcagcagcatctctggagtatttttattaacattattattaccgtactatttatttatatagcaccagcatatttcacagAGCATTTAGTTGTATcgacagctgcctgtaatgaaacccagagattctgctcacagggacaaagataagaagtgtatcaactaaatatatcaatttagtaCAGTTTAGAGGgtcagagacccccccccccagagctgctttagaagttgaaaaatgacactttacacttcaatattagaaaaacagtcacacatggaaaaagttattatttctggtgatctgtctgaaaacaactagttgtttgaaggtgaaccactcctttatgaTGGGTTCAGGCTTGATAAATAAGCTTCAGTCATTGGTTATTTCCTTCTTTATTGGAGGCAGGGATGAAATTATGATGGGCTACAGAGGTAAGCATTGACATGGTATAGGTATGTTAGTGATGAGTTAGAGAGAGGAGATGATTATAGTCTGTGGCTTTAACTTGGCACAGAGAGGTTTGTAGGGCAAAAGCAAAGTGGAGAAGTGGGAGAAAGTTAATGATTCTTTTAGGAATAAAGGGTAACAAAACATTCTATACAAATACATCAAATACACTTGTTTTTGGGTTATTAAGCTTTTTCTTCCTTGCCCAAGTAGTAAAAATGTTCAGCATTTTATAGCATGGCAGCACAATATACACAAACTAGCACCTTGTACCAGATACATGGGGAAGAACTTGAAAGTGACTTAACATAAATTTGTACTTGTATTTTATACAACTCCCATTTCTTCTAGTTTCCCTCCCATAGTTATTTGTATTGAAATGCCAACCACACCCCTCTTGGGTCTTATAATCTCATCCCCTATGATCCAGTTGGAATGTTTTAAGGAACAAATACGCTGATATTTTGTCTCCTGAGCGAATGATTCAGCAGACACACTTGCTTTTAGTGACTTTTTTTATTCTTGCTCGGTCTGCAGTTAAAAAATGCCCCTCTGTATGTCTTTCAGTGATCAGCTAATGTAAGACATGACATAAGTGACTTGTTTATATTGGTGACTAGGTTGTTACATAACACTAATCTCTAAATAGATTCTCTCTTGGTTATTAGATCATCAGCATTTACTGACAAGGTATTAGGATTTGGCCTGTGTTTCCCAGCAGTGATTTACAGCAGACATCAGGATTTGCTGTAAAAGGCGACAGAGCGAGAAAAAGAACAATATGAGCAGTTAGACAAGGCATTACTgaagcaactttaaaggaattgtaacaAGTGGTTCAAGTGCCAAATAACTTATGAAAAAAATCCTGTAACAGGCCATACTGTCCTTTCCATGACACCCATGCGTGCTGATAGTTGAGAAGggagttataataataaaaaaaattaaacgtattacaccaaggggcagatttactaagggtcaaagtgaaaattctaatttttgaaaaaaaatttttggtcacAACTCTCAAATTCCGAATTGTGAATTGTCGAAACTCGATTAAAGCTTTaatttcaatttgcattttgagatttatcatactctggtcctttaagaactcaaattcaactatttgccacctaaaacctgccagattactgtattagtcaatgggaaaggGATCAATtgggtgatgtttgcagccttcctgacattcgagtttttctaattcaaattgagtttttctaactcaaatctaatttgattcgagttttatgTCGTTTAAATTCTTCcgagttgaaaaaatttgattttattaataaatttagattggtcaaattttgaatttataggagtttaaaattcgaaattcgacccttgacgcCCAGTGTCATGGTATCAAATACTAAAAAATCCGTAGCAATCAGCTTCCAGGGACTAGCTAAACTTTTCTGATTTACACTGCCAGACGTTGCCTGTCTCTGATTTAGGCTGACAGTGTAAAGTGTGGCTACTATTTGATTATCATAGTTTTTCTGTTGAGTTAAATGCAATCTAAAGTTCAAAAATGTCCTCTGGGCTTCTTTCAGGTCTGTGATTGGTTGTATCCCCTCATGTGTACTCAGTCGCCAGTTTTACGCACTAACACTGGAGTCTACATGTTCCCAGACATGATGTCCCAGGTACCTGGATCCTATGTGGGAGTGGTTCTCTCTTCTGAGCTGCCCGTTGCTGACCAAGAACTGTTTGAAGACCTGCTGAGACAAATGTCGGATCTGAGAATCGAGGTACATGAAATACACTGTACTGTCAAATGCAGCCTAGCCCTTTCATTCATTCAAATGCTTGTGGGcaggaccgccattagaaatcacagggctacatacaacaaaattttctgggccccgcccATCCAGGCCCCactccagatcccgcccactccacatcacagttaaaagaccacacagacatcagcgttaaaaaaaGTTAACCCCCCCCtcccacaaattataaaaagctattggagACCAGGgacccctataaattaaaaaaaaaaaacaacattggcgccaggccccccccataaaagttttcgtgtcagggctccccttacaagtaaaaaaaaaattggtggcagtggcctgtagagtattaaaataatacactggtggccacgggattaaaaacaaaaaacacacattggtgttcagaggaattgaactcgtgacttcaggacttcagtttcgcctcctttcatgactttgggtcttttcgccgcttcaggacttcaattttggctgtttcc
Proteins encoded in this region:
- the spart.L gene encoding spartin isoform X2, translating into METNAPPENLENTLLRSIEDEYRKAFKYINKGLSTDETGYKEEARNYYKQGQEHLIRGLNISLQRPEFTGPAWDNARQMQAKMKETLQNVNTRLNILQQGLTSLPSNSAVENASAQMPVLYPALPPKQKEKPERPPPPISLVCPPVPGPVNGFSSLPSSETVQPIDPMMGTAAPPAYTPQATEGHFTVSYGTESGELSTVGVDFYSMPAQPPPVQSLGVDAEELILIPQGVQIFFVTGDGLVSAPSYPGYLRIIKFMDTTSEMAQNRPPAFLQVCDWLYPLMCTQSPVLRTNTGVYMFPDMMSQVPGSYVGVVLSSELPVADQELFEDLLRQMSDLRIEPSEAASEVIDVSRTVHIITIPEDGQEEQKELPEWSEKVAQGILSGASWISWGLAKGAELTEKAIHKGASKLREHIQPEDKPLEVSPTVAKGLHVAKQATGGAVKVSQFLVDGVCSIASCVGRELAPHVKKHGSKLLPESLKKDKDGKSPLDGAMAVAASGVQGFATVWQGLEFAGKNVAKSVASETVHTIKHKYRRFHMDEPPLKHV
- the spart.L gene encoding spartin isoform X1 translates to METNAPPENLENTLLRSIEDEYRKAFKYINKGLSTDETGYKEEARNYYKQGQEHLIRGLNISLQRPEFTGPAWDNARQMQAKMKETLQNVNTRLNILQQGLTSLPSNSAVENASAQMPVLYPALPPKQKEKPERPPPPISLVCPPVPGPVNGFSSLPSSETVQPIDPMMGTAAPPAYTPQATEGHFTVSYGTESGELSTVGVDFYSMPAQPPPVQSLGVDAEELILIPQGVQIFFVTGDGLVSAPSYPGYLRIIKFMDTTSEMAQNRPPAFLQVCDWLYPLMCTQSPVLRTNTGVYMFPDMMSQVPGSYVGVVLSSELPVADQELFEDLLRQMSDLRIEPSEAASEVIDVSRTVHIITIPEDGQEEQKELPEWSEKVAQGILSGASWISWGLAKGAELTEKAIHKGASKLREHIQPEDKPLEVSPTVAKGLHVAKQATGGAVKVSQFLVDGVCSIASCVGRELAPHVKKHGSKLLPESLKKDKDGKSPLDGAMAVAASGVQGFATVWQGLEFAGKNVAKSVASETVHTIKHKYGKDAGHATDNAVNSAMNMGATAFNIDNVGIKALVKKTAKETSHAILDEYKITKKQEEKGEKH